One region of Anaerolineales bacterium genomic DNA includes:
- a CDS encoding PrsW family intramembrane metalloprotease: protein MNLLLLLVMSIFAGILPMVCWAMLVWWFDRYEKEPAHLLLLSFLWGVAPAAILSIVAELILALVSGYAGTDAPAGLTLFNLGLVAPLVEEGVKLLGLLGIFGLAQREVDGPLDGIIYGAMVGFGFAATENLIIFLSSQTMEELVLFFFLRAMVFGSMHAVFTSFSGLGLAFAKYARSPGRAVAWAAGGYLTAALFHGLHNFAITLSARIPSLLIALPASLLVYGIGAVAIALLSFGSLIRERGTIRKYLRPYVDSGIIRPHQWEAAVSMRTRLLSEWEAICRFDFRRYRLIARLHTVCAELAFKEKQRQLWGKDEKIEGQISDLASELTSLSKNAPHPAAPELS from the coding sequence GTGAACCTTTTGCTGCTGTTGGTCATGTCGATCTTCGCCGGCATTCTGCCCATGGTTTGTTGGGCGATGCTGGTTTGGTGGTTCGACCGGTATGAAAAGGAACCGGCCCACCTGCTTCTGCTCTCGTTCCTGTGGGGCGTGGCGCCGGCGGCGATCCTCTCCATTGTCGCGGAGTTGATCCTGGCCTTGGTTTCCGGGTATGCGGGAACCGACGCCCCCGCCGGATTGACTCTTTTCAACCTCGGCCTTGTCGCGCCGCTCGTCGAGGAGGGCGTGAAGCTGCTCGGCCTGCTGGGTATCTTCGGGCTTGCCCAAAGGGAAGTCGACGGTCCGCTGGACGGGATCATTTACGGGGCAATGGTCGGGTTCGGCTTCGCCGCCACCGAAAACCTGATCATTTTTCTATCCAGCCAAACCATGGAGGAATTGGTCCTGTTCTTTTTCCTGCGCGCCATGGTGTTCGGGTCCATGCATGCGGTGTTCACATCGTTCTCCGGCTTGGGGCTGGCGTTTGCCAAATATGCGCGGTCCCCGGGAAGGGCTGTGGCATGGGCGGCGGGAGGATACCTGACGGCCGCCCTCTTTCACGGCCTGCACAATTTCGCCATTACCCTCTCAGCCCGGATCCCTTCCTTACTGATCGCCCTGCCCGCCAGCCTGCTGGTGTATGGGATCGGCGCGGTGGCGATCGCCCTGCTGTCGTTCGGCTCCTTGATCCGTGAGCGGGGTACCATCCGCAAGTATTTGCGTCCGTATGTAGACAGCGGAATCATCCGTCCCCACCAGTGGGAAGCGGCGGTTTCGATGCGGACCCGGTTGCTTTCGGAATGGGAGGCGATTTGCCGCTTCGATTTCCGGCGCTACCGGCTCATCGCCCGTCTGCACACGGTCTGCGCGGAGTTGGCGTTCAAGGAAAAACAACGGCAGCTTTGGGGGAAGGATGAAAAGATCGAAGGTCAGATCTCCGATCTCGCTTCGGAATTGACGTCATTGTCGAAGAATGCTCCCCACCCCGCCGCCCCAGAACTCTCTTGA
- a CDS encoding glycosyltransferase has translation MRVAMLSYHTCPLAALGGKDTGGMNVYVRELTRSLGKAGIRVDVFTRSQDEHIPHVVHDLGNGNRVIHIPAGPESPLPRDRLSRYVDAFAEGIRQFAADNALAYDLIHSHYWLSGLAGLALKREWGSPLLHMFHTLGEMKNRLGGTVEDPARRQAENAVLSGADRIVSATPAERMQLHWLYQADPRKVVVLPPGVDLELFHPHPEAETRRRLGLPVDARMILFVGRIERLKGLETLLRAAALLQERGFLSPPCPCVMVIGGEPDAPKDEMQYLQDLRKSLSLTGVVTFLGKRPQTELPMYYSSAQAVVMPSQYESFGMVALEAMACGTPVVASGVGGLLYLVRDGRTGYHIPDSDPNALADRLQRILSNERLRRELGRHAANVAHGYSWDRITDQMLTLYESVLAGCYTSDPNMEHAH, from the coding sequence ATGCGCGTGGCAATGCTTTCATATCACACCTGCCCCTTGGCGGCGCTGGGGGGCAAAGACACCGGCGGCATGAACGTCTACGTCCGAGAATTGACCCGATCGCTTGGGAAGGCGGGCATCCGGGTGGACGTGTTTACCCGCTCCCAGGATGAGCACATTCCGCACGTCGTCCATGATTTGGGGAATGGGAATCGCGTGATTCATATCCCGGCCGGACCGGAAAGTCCTCTGCCGCGGGATCGGCTTTCCCGCTACGTAGACGCGTTTGCGGAGGGAATCCGGCAGTTCGCCGCTGACAACGCACTCGCGTACGATCTGATCCACAGCCACTACTGGCTGTCCGGATTGGCGGGATTGGCCCTGAAACGGGAGTGGGGTTCCCCGCTTCTGCACATGTTCCACACGCTGGGGGAGATGAAAAACCGCCTGGGCGGAACCGTCGAGGATCCCGCGCGGCGCCAAGCCGAGAACGCCGTCCTTTCCGGCGCGGACCGGATCGTATCCGCCACCCCCGCGGAACGAATGCAATTGCATTGGCTGTACCAGGCGGATCCGCGCAAGGTGGTTGTTCTCCCTCCCGGAGTGGATCTCGAGCTGTTCCACCCGCATCCGGAGGCGGAAACGAGGCGGCGGCTCGGCCTTCCCGTCGACGCGCGGATGATCCTCTTCGTCGGCCGGATCGAGCGTCTGAAAGGCTTGGAGACTCTCCTGCGGGCGGCCGCGCTGCTGCAGGAGCGCGGTTTTCTTTCCCCTCCCTGCCCGTGCGTGATGGTCATCGGCGGGGAGCCCGATGCTCCGAAGGACGAAATGCAATACCTTCAAGACCTGCGGAAATCCCTCTCCCTTACCGGCGTGGTTACGTTTCTTGGGAAGCGGCCGCAGACCGAATTGCCCATGTATTATTCCTCGGCGCAAGCCGTCGTCATGCCATCGCAATACGAATCCTTCGGAATGGTCGCGCTGGAGGCGATGGCCTGCGGCACCCCGGTGGTGGCCTCCGGGGTGGGAGGCCTTCTGTACCTTGTCCGCGACGGCCGGACCGGTTACCACATCCCGGATTCCGATCCGAACGCGCTGGCGGACCGTCTTCAGCGGATCCTTTCCAACGAACGCCTGCGCCGCGAGCTGGGGCGCCATGCGGCCAATGTAGCCCACGGCTATTCCTGGGATCGGATTACCGACCAGATGCTGACCTTGTATGAAAGCGTCCTGGCCGGCTGTTATACATCGGATCCGAACATGGAACACGCGCATTGA
- a CDS encoding NTP transferase domain-containing protein: METEPQGNLPLLVVLMAGGGGTRLWPFSRPEEPKQCLPLLGGRSLFELTVERLEGVAAPQDVFVVSNRRLERLLRAARTPVPDRNFFSEPSPRNTAPAAAFALACLRARVPQFVMACLPSDHFIADVPKYRALVRAAQTLAERGYLVTLGIDPSGPLTGYGYIEQGDALGPVEGFPAYRVRRFTEKPDLEQAREMIRRGGFSWNSGMFFWRSDVIAEEFRRHQPAIAAVLDPLTDAVRGNAQAGVFERLWEGVPSVSLDYGILEKSERVAVLSARDLGWTDIGSWDALVELYRERPELRSSAAGRHLDAGSKSVTVLRRIQDDRILATVGLEDVIIVETDDAILVCRSGRSQDVREIYNAVYKK, from the coding sequence ATGGAAACCGAGCCGCAAGGCAACCTTCCCTTGCTGGTGGTGCTGATGGCCGGAGGCGGCGGCACGCGGTTGTGGCCGTTTTCGCGCCCAGAGGAACCCAAGCAATGCCTGCCGCTGTTGGGCGGGAGGTCGCTGTTCGAATTAACCGTTGAGCGCCTGGAGGGGGTCGCCGCCCCGCAGGATGTCTTTGTCGTTTCCAACCGCAGGCTGGAAAGGCTGCTGCGGGCCGCGCGGACGCCGGTCCCGGATCGGAATTTTTTCTCCGAGCCCAGCCCGCGCAACACCGCCCCGGCGGCGGCCTTCGCCCTGGCTTGCCTGCGCGCCCGCGTGCCGCAGTTCGTGATGGCTTGTCTGCCTTCGGACCATTTCATCGCGGACGTGCCAAAGTACCGCGCGCTTGTCCGCGCCGCCCAAACCCTTGCCGAGCGCGGATACTTGGTAACGCTCGGGATCGATCCGTCCGGTCCCCTCACCGGATACGGGTACATCGAACAGGGCGACGCTTTGGGACCGGTGGAAGGCTTCCCAGCCTACCGGGTCCGGCGCTTCACCGAGAAGCCCGACTTGGAGCAAGCCCGCGAAATGATCCGCCGCGGCGGGTTTAGTTGGAATTCCGGAATGTTCTTCTGGCGGTCGGATGTGATCGCAGAAGAATTCCGCAGGCACCAACCGGCCATCGCAGCCGTTCTGGATCCGTTGACGGACGCGGTGCGCGGGAACGCGCAGGCCGGGGTTTTCGAGAGGCTTTGGGAAGGCGTCCCATCCGTATCGCTGGATTACGGGATCCTCGAAAAGTCCGAACGGGTTGCGGTCCTTTCGGCGCGGGATTTGGGTTGGACCGATATCGGCAGTTGGGACGCGCTGGTCGAGCTTTACCGCGAGCGTCCGGAATTGCGTTCGAGTGCGGCGGGCCGGCATCTCGATGCGGGGTCGAAATCCGTCACCGTCCTTCGCAGGATCCAAGACGACCGAATCCTGGCCACCGTCGGCTTGGAGGACGTCATCATCGTCGAGACGGACGATGCCATCCTCGTCTGCCGGAGCGGGAGGTCTCAGGACGTCCGGGAAATTTATAACGCCGTATACAAAAAATAA
- a CDS encoding response regulator transcription factor, translating to MSTQRIMLVDDHEVVRLGLKSLLEHHQGFEVIAEAGSAAEAVEKALALKPDVVLMDIRLPGMSGIEACQDILQMNPEIKVIMLTSYAEDEMLFSAIRAGASGYLLKQIGGGELVQAIERVGRGEALLDPAVTKRVFAEMRKMAQDEEASTFSGLTQQEMHVLQLVAEGKTNREISQALFLGEGTVRNYVSSILSKLNVANRTEAAAYAVSHNLKSYL from the coding sequence ATGAGCACTCAAAGAATAATGTTGGTGGATGACCACGAGGTGGTCCGGCTGGGGTTGAAATCCCTGCTGGAGCACCATCAGGGATTCGAAGTGATTGCCGAGGCCGGCTCCGCGGCCGAAGCCGTCGAGAAGGCGCTGGCCCTCAAACCGGACGTCGTGCTGATGGACATCCGCCTTCCGGGAATGTCCGGGATCGAAGCCTGCCAAGACATCCTCCAGATGAACCCGGAAATTAAAGTGATCATGCTGACATCGTATGCGGAGGATGAGATGCTGTTTTCCGCCATCCGCGCCGGCGCCTCCGGATATCTTCTCAAGCAGATCGGGGGGGGGGAACTCGTGCAGGCCATTGAACGCGTGGGCCGCGGCGAGGCCCTTCTGGATCCCGCCGTCACCAAACGGGTGTTCGCAGAGATGCGCAAGATGGCGCAGGATGAGGAGGCTTCCACCTTCTCCGGATTAACCCAGCAGGAAATGCACGTCCTTCAGCTGGTGGCGGAAGGGAAAACCAACCGCGAAATTTCCCAGGCGCTTTTCCTCGGCGAAGGGACCGTCCGCAATTACGTCTCATCAATCCTCTCAAAACTGAACGTGGCCAACCGGACCGAAGCCGCGGCCTACGCGGTTTCCCATAATTTAAAATCGTACCTCTAG
- the topA gene encoding type I DNA topoisomerase, whose product MEGYCLKCKAKREIAHPEPAFLSNGRPTTKGLCAVCGTKIQKMGLTEAHAGLTPPAPVQRETKRPKRNGKLVIVESPTKAKTVGRFLGKGFQVRASVGHVRDLLRSQLSVDVDNGFTPKYRIPNEKRPVVKELKALAQQSEEVYLATDPDREGEAIAWHLKEAVELDDARTRRVVFHEITRSAVEEAFRHPREIDMNLVNAQQARRILDRLVGYMLSPLLWAKVRSRLSAGRVQSVALRLVVEREREINAFEAKEYWSIETDLAKQTNGGIAFRAKLMKADDQEVSLGSQADAASMAADLEKASYLAARVRRGIRKRNPSAPFTTSTLQQEASRKLGFSPKKTMAIAQQLYEGVELDSQGMTGLITYMRTDSTQVAEVAQQEAREWIAEKFGKEFLPAEPPQYRTRSRSAQEAHEAIRPTSVLRQPKALQEYLSRDQNRLYGLIWQRFLASQMAPAQFDTVQVDVEASGARKYLLRASGAMLRFQGFLAVYEEAKDEDQEAEEEAQATLPPLEEGEPLRLIGVLPEQHFTQPPPRYTEAALIRALEEFDIGRPSTYAPILSTIQQRGYAVREEKRLLPTEIGFTVNDMLVTYFPDVINTGFTATMEDELDEIAEGAHDWTATLKEFYEPFSRDVKHAEQEIPKADDKPEPAGRDCPTCGNPLVIRFGRFGKFIGCSTFPACRYVEPWLEKTGVACPKDGGDLVERKTRKGRTFYACSNYPTCDFTSWKKPLPIPCPACGGLLVLSGRQTAQCIKCEAKFPLDAISAKEAEAR is encoded by the coding sequence ATGGAAGGGTACTGTCTAAAATGCAAGGCCAAACGGGAGATCGCTCATCCGGAGCCGGCCTTTCTCTCCAACGGCCGGCCGACCACCAAGGGCCTCTGCGCCGTCTGCGGAACGAAGATCCAAAAAATGGGTTTGACCGAGGCCCACGCCGGCCTGACGCCCCCCGCTCCGGTCCAGCGTGAGACAAAACGCCCCAAGCGGAACGGAAAGCTGGTGATCGTGGAATCGCCGACCAAGGCAAAAACCGTCGGTCGGTTTCTCGGCAAAGGGTTCCAGGTCCGGGCCTCCGTCGGCCACGTGCGCGACCTGCTGCGCTCCCAACTTTCGGTGGACGTCGACAACGGCTTCACTCCGAAATACCGGATTCCCAACGAAAAACGTCCGGTGGTGAAAGAATTAAAAGCCCTCGCCCAGCAATCCGAGGAGGTGTACCTCGCCACGGATCCGGACCGGGAGGGGGAGGCCATCGCCTGGCACCTAAAAGAAGCCGTCGAATTGGACGACGCTCGGACCCGCCGCGTCGTATTCCACGAGATCACGAGGTCCGCGGTCGAGGAGGCCTTCCGGCATCCGCGCGAAATCGACATGAACCTGGTCAACGCCCAGCAAGCCCGGAGAATCCTGGACCGGCTGGTCGGCTATATGCTCAGTCCGCTGCTGTGGGCCAAGGTCCGCAGCCGGCTTTCGGCCGGGCGGGTGCAATCGGTGGCGCTGCGGTTGGTGGTGGAACGGGAGCGCGAGATCAACGCCTTCGAGGCCAAGGAGTATTGGTCGATCGAAACCGATCTCGCCAAGCAGACGAACGGCGGCATCGCCTTCCGCGCGAAATTAATGAAGGCGGACGATCAGGAGGTGTCTTTGGGTTCGCAGGCGGACGCCGCGTCCATGGCCGCCGATCTGGAAAAGGCTTCCTACCTCGCGGCCCGGGTGCGCCGGGGCATCCGGAAACGGAATCCATCCGCCCCCTTCACCACTTCCACCCTGCAACAGGAAGCGTCCCGAAAACTCGGCTTTTCTCCCAAGAAAACAATGGCTATCGCTCAGCAATTGTACGAGGGCGTGGAACTCGATTCCCAGGGCATGACCGGCCTGATCACGTACATGCGCACCGATTCCACCCAAGTGGCTGAAGTTGCCCAGCAAGAAGCCCGGGAGTGGATCGCCGAGAAATTCGGCAAGGAATTCCTCCCGGCCGAACCTCCCCAATACCGGACCCGCTCCCGTTCCGCCCAGGAGGCGCATGAGGCCATTCGGCCGACATCGGTCCTGCGTCAGCCGAAGGCGCTTCAGGAATACCTCAGCCGGGACCAGAACCGGCTCTACGGACTGATCTGGCAGAGGTTCTTGGCTTCGCAGATGGCTCCGGCCCAATTTGATACCGTCCAGGTCGATGTAGAGGCCTCAGGGGCCCGGAAATACCTTCTGCGGGCTTCTGGAGCCATGTTGCGCTTCCAGGGGTTTCTGGCGGTCTACGAAGAAGCCAAGGACGAGGACCAGGAGGCGGAAGAAGAGGCCCAAGCGACCCTTCCGCCCCTGGAGGAAGGCGAGCCGCTGCGGCTGATCGGCGTGCTTCCCGAGCAGCATTTCACCCAACCGCCCCCCCGCTACACCGAGGCGGCGCTTATCCGCGCCCTGGAGGAGTTCGACATCGGCAGGCCGTCGACCTACGCTCCGATCTTGTCCACCATCCAACAGCGCGGATACGCCGTCCGCGAAGAGAAGCGCCTGCTGCCGACGGAAATCGGCTTTACCGTGAACGACATGCTGGTCACGTACTTTCCCGACGTGATCAACACCGGTTTCACAGCCACCATGGAAGACGAATTGGACGAGATCGCCGAAGGGGCTCACGACTGGACGGCGACCCTTAAGGAATTCTACGAGCCGTTTTCCAGGGACGTCAAGCACGCGGAGCAGGAGATCCCGAAGGCAGATGACAAGCCGGAGCCGGCCGGACGCGATTGCCCCACCTGCGGCAACCCGCTGGTGATCCGCTTCGGGCGGTTCGGGAAGTTCATCGGCTGCTCGACGTTTCCCGCCTGCCGCTACGTGGAACCCTGGCTGGAAAAGACGGGCGTGGCTTGCCCTAAGGACGGCGGAGACCTGGTCGAGCGCAAGACGCGCAAAGGACGAACCTTCTACGCCTGCTCGAATTATCCGACCTGTGATTTCACCTCATGGAAGAAACCGTTGCCCATCCCCTGCCCGGCATGCGGCGGCCTGCTGGTTCTGAGCGGCCGGCAGACGGCCCAATGCATTAAATGCGAAGCGAAGTTCCCCCTCGACGCCATCTCGGCCAAAGAGGCGGAGGCGCGGTGA
- a CDS encoding deoxyguanosinetriphosphate triphosphohydrolase, whose translation MRFDRKALEDIEDRTLAPYASRSKHSRGRVYPEAEPGYRTCYQRDRDRILHTTAFRRLEHKTQVFVSYEGDYYRTRLTHTLEVAQIGRSLARALGVNEDLVEAICLAHDLGHPPFGHSGEAVLSRLMEAHGGFDHNRQSMRIVTVLERRYPGFPGLNLTWETREGIVKHETAFDIPDVSEYAPQERASVEAQIANAADECAYTSHDLDDGLRSGMLAPEDLADLAIWKTLRQESLPGSDPRDDLVRHRMIRAFIGLAVQDLIDTADAQLTEFGVKRNADVRSAPESVVRPSDAFLPPLEALRQRLFERMYRHHRVMRMALKAEKFLSELFSMYVANPKILPPAVLSRTEEEDPHRVVCDYIAGMTDRFALEEYQKLNDPHAKP comes from the coding sequence ATGCGCTTCGACCGCAAAGCACTGGAAGACATCGAAGACCGAACCCTCGCTCCGTACGCTTCCCGCAGCAAACACTCGCGCGGAAGGGTTTATCCCGAGGCGGAACCCGGATACCGGACCTGCTACCAGCGGGACCGCGACCGGATCCTGCATACCACCGCCTTCCGCAGGCTGGAGCATAAGACCCAGGTTTTCGTATCCTACGAAGGGGATTATTACCGCACCCGGCTGACCCACACGCTGGAAGTCGCGCAAATCGGACGCTCGCTGGCCCGCGCATTGGGCGTTAACGAGGATCTGGTGGAGGCGATCTGCCTGGCGCACGACCTGGGTCATCCGCCGTTCGGGCATTCGGGGGAAGCGGTGCTCTCACGGCTGATGGAAGCGCACGGCGGCTTCGATCATAACCGGCAATCCATGCGGATTGTGACCGTCCTGGAGCGTCGCTACCCCGGGTTCCCGGGATTGAACCTGACCTGGGAGACCCGCGAAGGGATCGTCAAGCACGAGACGGCGTTCGACATCCCCGATGTGTCCGAGTACGCGCCGCAGGAACGCGCCAGCGTGGAAGCGCAGATCGCCAATGCCGCGGACGAATGCGCCTACACCTCGCACGACCTGGACGACGGCCTCCGGTCCGGGATGCTTGCGCCGGAGGACCTTGCAGATCTGGCGATTTGGAAAACCCTGCGCCAGGAATCGCTGCCGGGGTCTGACCCGCGCGACGACCTTGTCCGCCATCGGATGATCCGCGCCTTTATCGGCCTTGCCGTGCAGGACCTGATAGACACCGCCGACGCTCAATTGACGGAATTCGGCGTCAAGCGCAACGCGGATGTGAGGAGCGCTCCGGAAAGCGTCGTGCGTCCGTCGGACGCTTTTCTTCCGCCCCTGGAAGCCCTGCGCCAACGGCTTTTCGAGAGGATGTACCGCCACCACCGGGTGATGCGCATGGCGCTGAAAGCGGAAAAATTCCTGTCCGAACTGTTTTCGATGTACGTCGCCAACCCAAAGATCCTGCCCCCGGCTGTGCTGAGCCGGACCGAGGAAGAGGATCCGCACCGGGTTGTGTGCGATTACATCGCCGGTATGACCGATCGCTTCGCCCTGGAAGAATACCAAAAACTCAACGACCCCCACGCAAAGCCCTGA
- the greA gene encoding transcription elongation factor GreA, with product MERKILTPEGARKIKEELAQLRGPARSALANRLRAAIQQGDLSENADYTSAKEEQGFLEGRILELETLIKTAEIVDPAFTSRNVVSLGCRVHVSDEENESDVFQIVGSTEGDSRAGKISHESPIGKALLGHKAGDTVTVATPGGSRFFRITKIE from the coding sequence ATGGAACGGAAGATCCTGACGCCCGAGGGGGCCCGAAAAATCAAGGAAGAGTTGGCGCAGCTTCGAGGGCCGGCGCGGTCTGCGCTGGCAAATCGCCTGCGGGCCGCCATCCAGCAGGGCGATTTGTCGGAAAACGCAGACTATACCTCGGCCAAAGAGGAACAGGGCTTTCTGGAAGGGCGGATTTTGGAATTAGAAACGCTGATAAAAACAGCCGAGATTGTCGATCCGGCATTCACGTCCCGCAACGTGGTGTCGCTCGGATGCCGCGTGCATGTTTCGGATGAGGAAAACGAATCCGATGTGTTTCAAATTGTGGGAAGCACGGAGGGGGATTCCCGGGCGGGAAAGATCTCCCATGAATCGCCGATCGGAAAAGCGCTGCTCGGACACAAAGCCGGCGACACCGTGACGGTCGCCACGCCGGGCGGTTCGCGTTTTTTCCGGATAACGAAAATCGAGTGA
- a CDS encoding LysM peptidoglycan-binding domain-containing protein: MSGQSGSINIPVGAAVAAPVIALILGALIMVALVKGGLIAGPVAIATAPPVTPTITLTLQPSGTPAPTLTFTPLPPIVITVQAGDTCSLYMSEYGITDPNQIKQEGGKSVNCDLLVIGATLYIPQPTPTPPPASTETANAVTQTYAACEFIPYEVKDGDTLAGIADMYDVSIESIKRWNPQYSFANDVVFVGMKLKIPVCEREPTAGPSPTPTTPPPYPAPNLLTPRDGTIFGMSDNEIALQWAEVAALRESEEYQVSIRDISLAESEKSMFYVKETRLIVPADFKPTDGTVHIFEWRVTVVRKTGTTDAGNPVYASAGAVSERRVFGWGGTGLTASTPAG, translated from the coding sequence ATGTCCGGCCAATCGGGCAGCATCAATATCCCGGTCGGCGCGGCGGTTGCCGCGCCCGTCATCGCGCTTATCCTCGGCGCTCTGATCATGGTCGCCCTGGTAAAGGGCGGCTTGATCGCCGGACCCGTGGCCATCGCCACCGCACCGCCGGTCACCCCGACCATCACGCTCACCCTCCAGCCGAGCGGCACTCCGGCGCCGACGCTCACTTTCACCCCGCTGCCGCCGATCGTGATCACCGTTCAGGCGGGAGACACGTGCTCTTTGTACATGTCGGAATACGGGATCACCGATCCCAACCAGATCAAACAGGAGGGCGGGAAATCCGTTAACTGCGACCTTTTGGTCATTGGAGCCACGCTGTATATTCCTCAGCCCACGCCTACTCCGCCTCCGGCTTCGACGGAAACGGCGAACGCGGTGACCCAAACCTACGCCGCCTGCGAGTTCATCCCCTATGAAGTGAAAGACGGCGATACGCTGGCCGGGATCGCCGATATGTACGACGTGTCCATCGAATCCATCAAGCGGTGGAATCCGCAGTATTCCTTCGCCAACGACGTGGTTTTCGTCGGCATGAAACTCAAGATTCCGGTGTGCGAACGCGAACCCACCGCCGGGCCGAGTCCTACCCCGACCACGCCTCCGCCCTATCCGGCGCCCAACCTGCTTACGCCGCGGGACGGGACGATCTTCGGGATGTCGGATAATGAAATCGCGCTGCAATGGGCGGAAGTCGCCGCCCTGCGTGAAAGCGAGGAATACCAGGTGTCGATCCGGGATATCTCGCTCGCCGAAAGCGAGAAGAGCATGTTCTACGTGAAGGAAACCCGGTTGATTGTTCCGGCGGATTTCAAACCGACCGACGGAACGGTGCATATTTTCGAGTGGCGGGTGACCGTGGTTCGTAAAACGGGAACCACCGACGCCGGGAATCCGGTGTACGCCTCGGCCGGCGCCGTGAGCGAGCGTCGCGTATTCGGCTGGGGCGGAACCGGCCTAACCGCCTCGACGCCGGCGGGGTAG
- the dprA gene encoding DNA-processing protein DprA, whose product MEAGLDERSASAVAAVRPHLDPRRLLDRCTELGLRVLIWEDPDYPPRLKELPAPPPVLYLRGGIIPADGLAVAVVGTRRATPYGREAARMFASALASSGITVVSGLARGVDAEAHQAALEGGGRTLAVLGCGADVVYPPEHARLTRRIAESGAVLSDYPPGTPPDAANFPPRNRIIAGLALATLVVEAGEESGALLTASYAGDYGRDVFAVPGSILSPASRGCNRLIGDGAQPALSPEDLILALNAERIAPALQMRMAVPATPIEAKILEAIGSEPMHIDLVRASVDLPVETVSSTLALMELKGLVRPVGGMQYVAAASVGPEDRRT is encoded by the coding sequence ATGGAAGCCGGTCTGGATGAACGCAGCGCATCCGCCGTCGCCGCCGTCCGTCCGCACTTGGATCCGCGACGGCTGCTGGACCGTTGCACCGAGCTTGGGCTGCGGGTGTTGATTTGGGAGGATCCGGATTATCCGCCGCGATTAAAGGAGCTGCCGGCCCCTCCGCCGGTTCTTTACCTGCGCGGCGGAATTATTCCGGCGGATGGATTGGCGGTGGCGGTGGTGGGAACGCGCCGGGCCACCCCTTACGGCCGGGAAGCCGCGCGGATGTTCGCGTCCGCGCTGGCGTCAAGCGGGATCACCGTCGTCAGCGGCCTGGCGCGCGGCGTGGATGCCGAAGCGCACCAAGCCGCGCTGGAAGGCGGCGGGCGCACGCTGGCGGTGCTGGGTTGCGGAGCCGATGTGGTGTATCCGCCCGAGCATGCGCGGTTGACTCGGCGGATTGCGGAATCCGGGGCGGTGCTGAGCGATTATCCCCCGGGCACGCCTCCCGATGCGGCCAATTTTCCTCCCCGCAACCGAATCATCGCCGGATTGGCGCTGGCGACGCTGGTCGTCGAAGCCGGAGAGGAAAGCGGCGCTTTGCTTACCGCATCCTATGCAGGCGATTACGGGCGGGATGTGTTCGCCGTTCCCGGCAGCATTCTCAGCCCCGCCAGCCGGGGCTGCAACCGGTTGATCGGGGACGGAGCCCAGCCAGCCTTGTCCCCCGAGGATCTCATCCTCGCGCTGAATGCGGAACGGATCGCGCCCGCGTTGCAGATGCGGATGGCGGTGCCGGCCACCCCGATCGAAGCGAAGATCCTCGAGGCGATCGGTTCGGAGCCAATGCATATTGATCTTGTGCGTGCCAGCGTGGATCTGCCGGTCGAGACGGTCTCCAGCACGCTGGCGCTGATGGAATTGAAAGGTCTGGTCCGGCCGGTCGGCGGCATGCAGTATGTCGCCGCGGCGTCGGTCGGGCCGGAAGATCGGCGGACCTAA